The segment GTTTTATCTTCTGTGTGAGATGTAAATTCTATAGGAGAAATGACTAAAATGTCAGTGTCATGGGAGAGTGTGAAAAGGGATTGATGGTTCACTGTGCCTTTCAATATAACTAGAAGGCATCAAATTATGTCAGCAGATGCTAGATTCAAAACAAGTGAAAGGAGATGGTTCTGCCTGCAGTGTGGAGGTAATTTGCAACTTATTGCCCCTGTAGGATATAGGTGCTAAAATTTGACATAGGTTCAAAAAGACACCAGATAAATTCATGAAACAGATGTCTATCACGGGTTGGCATAACAAAGATACCAAAGAGTATTATTTCTTTGACCAAGAAAGTCACCTTAAagttcaggaaaatatttttgaggtaCTTGTTATTGTACTTGTATGTAGTGTTGGCCAGTTTCCCATAGTGTTGGCTTCTGTCAGACACAGATTACTGTGTTGGTTGTCTACTAATATGGACACTTTTTTGTTCCCAAATGCTTTTGGCTCAGGGgccttttctctgcttcctaGGAAATCTTAATTCTTGAATGTACAGTAGTAAAAAAATGTGAATGGTACGTTCTGTGCCACTTTGTGCAAGTTGTCCCACATTAATCCAACAATAACTCTGGACACATGATAGGTAATTTTCAAATTACCTGTTACTCTTCTGATgaagatttatttaaaaagctTGCATGAGAACACAGTACACAATCAAATGTATGTGGAATAATGCATTTTTGTTAATTATGTTATGTAAATCATTAATACATTATAATTTAAATCCCCTTGAGTAACTTAAATACTTCAACCATAGGTGGCCTTGGCCTTGGCAGTTTTGAAGCGTGCCTTATTACAGAAGAGTTAGCTTATGGATGTACAGGGGTTCAAACTGCCATTGAAGCAAACTCCCTAGGGGTGAGTTCTGTCTTTTCTTACATCCCTTAAACTACAGTCTCTGTCCTTGAAAGAGCCAGATTAATggtgtaaatatttttttcagcaaatgCCAGTTATCATTGCGGGAAATGAGCATCAGCAGAAAAAATACTTAGGAAGAATGACAGAAGAACCAATGATGTGTGTAAGTATAACTGCTATACTGCAGAGTGTTTCCAAACCACATTAATTGTATGActcctttttttacttttcctcctttttttgcgtggtttttttttccctgaacacTTACATGTACTCACAACTTAACCCTGTTTGATTTATATGTAAACAGTGACATTTACTGTAAGTTAGCGAATACCTAACGAGATACAACCAGTAAGTAAACAGAAGATATTACTTGGAAAATTATCCCCATCCTAAGCCACTTACCAAAAATTAATagtttttatttcccttttgaGAAGGGTTGTAGATGTTTAAGTAAAATAGAAGGTTTATGTAAGGAGACCCTCAACTTGGATGGGAATGACACTCTTATTTGTGATCTCAAATATTACATAAACTGTACTTGTTACATAGAAAGAAGTAAAGATTCATGTGCAATGTATGTAAATTTACAACTAAGCCTCCTaaactgaaggactcagtgcTCCTATTTTCAGACTTTAAAGATCCTCAGCTTTCACATCAGAATTTTTGAATCCCGATGAAGTAGTAACTTAAGGGTTACAGAATGTTTCTGTTTGATTATAAGCCAATTTAATGTATTATTATGGATTTATAAATAGAATTAACCCTTACTTGACCAGCTGTTTGCAGGGGGGAGGGGGCTGTGTGtagggttgttttggggttttattgaggagttttgtttatttggtgtTTGGATATTACTATGCAGTTCACTTAAACCTTCAACAACTAGTTTGATGCACATAATCTGCATTAATTTGTAGTTGACTAAAGATagaacttttttattttcttgcatcttaatttcttttagGCTTACTGTGTAACAGAGCCCGGAGCAGGCTCTGATGTGGCTGGTATAAAAACAAAggctgaaaagaaaggagatGAATATGTTATTAATGGTCAGAAGATGTGGATCACAAATGGGGGGAAAGCAAACTGGTATGTTAACTGGTGTcacagttctctgctgttctgtAGTGGTTTTACCCCAACCCTCCAACCTCAGTTAAATTCTTTAAAGACCTATCCTTTAAAAACCTATCCTTAGACACAAATCTGAACATTCTCTGTGCTTCAGCAGACTACATTTTAATCTCTGCCCAGTTTATGAGGATAGCTATCAGGATGGCATATACAAATGCAGTCTTGAGTGCTATGCAAagcctgaaaagaaaaatgagtgaTGACATTATGATTCCACACTCAATAATACCCTCTTGAATCTTTTGGCTATCAAAATTAAATGTGATTCTACTAGAAACACCTCTTACTCCTAGTGAAGCTAGAAATGCTGTTAGATTGTAGtgttactttttattttctgaaaagaagACATTTTCCATCTGTCAAAAACTGCAGATATTGTCTGGAATGGACTTTTATAATGTAAACCTCTTAAATCATGTCTTACATCACACTGATTCACAACACAGAAATTTCCCTGAATTCAAGTGGAAGAAACTTTATACGCTTACCCAAAATCTGAAtgttctatttattttcttgttgaaGGCAGACCTACCAAAGACAATCTGTAAGTTTTCTTTTGGCCTTGCTGAATACCATAGAGGTGATTTAcagctgtttaatttttaagataAATACTTATTTAAAACTTAcacttagaaaaataaaatcaagatcTTTGAAATCAGGTTCTATCTTTTACATCCAAGAAAGTATGTCCTAAGCATTAATTTTTATGTACATGCTATGAATAGGTTTCTTTTGTACTATTTGGGAAGCTGTTAATATCTTAAAGACTTACAATACATGGAAAAGGTAGGTTATATTTGCATGTTGATCTGAGTAACTTTATGAAATCTTGAATCTTTGAAACTTCTGCTCTCTTGCTCcctctcattttattttcaggatGGGCAAGAAAGAAAGGTTGTTAACTCACAGACAGAATTTATTATATGGTAGAAATGCACACAAAAATGTTTAAAGTGCTAGATAAATATATCTTGTTAATCGTGAAGCTAAACTGCCTCCATCTATTTTGTTTTACACTAGGTATTTTTTGCTAGCACGTACGAATCCAGATCCAAAAGCTCCTGCCAGCAAAGGCTTTACTGGATTCATTGTGGAAGCAGATAGCCCAGGGATCCAAATTGGAAGAAAGGTGAAGACTGTATTTCTTGTTTGACAAGCCAGAAATTGTTGTTCAGTTCTAAATCAATAATCAAACAAATGTACCACTAAAGAAAAAAGACTTACACAACTGACCAGTTTCATTTGCTTGTGTACAACcatcttttcattttcacaaCACAGAGGAACAATTcataaaacataattttaaagctGTTAATTCAGAAAAGGAATTATTCAGAATGGTCTAAAGTAAGATGACTACTTTAAATGTCTGCAGAGAGTCTTTGAGAATGACTGTATTGGCAGGTGCCAATAAATGAGAAGTAGTATGCCTTGAAAAAGTAAGAAGCAAGCTGAACAATTTTGACAAAATACACACATAGTGAGTTTTAATTTTAGCAAGTGTTGGTCAAAGAAGAGGCCTTGGAGATACTGATGCTAGTCCTCTCTTTACAAAAAAGTACTATTTTTAATGGTAGGTAAACTGAATGTTGAACATTAGGCAAGAAATCCAAAAACTTGAAAtgctcatttatttatttattcacttGTAGTATACCTGTACTTCCTGAATGTtagatgcttttctttttccacttgCATCTCAAAGATAGTTGAACTAGAAGAACACAAGAAGACTGATTACAGTGACAGAACTCATTTCATATAAGGAGAAAGTAAGCTGCTCAGCTTAGACAAGTTAAGGGCATTCTGGTCTGCAAATACAAAACTAGTATTTGTCTTGCATGTGGTAATTTTTAGATTAAgtgttttggggaagaaaagcaaTGCTTTGAGTCaacaaaagaatgaaaacacaATGTACCTTTGAATAATCCAAATTAGTAGCACATCTGTAAATTTCCCACTTCAGGAAATGAATATGGGTCAACGTTGCTCAGATACAAGAGGCATTGTCTTTGAAGATGTGAGAGTCccaaaagaaaatgtattgaTAGCTGAAGGAGCTGGCTTTAAAATCGCAATGGGAGCTTTTGATAAGACCAGACCACCCGTaagtatcagaaaaaaataggttATAAAATATAGCAGCAACTTCTGATTTTTTATTCTGGCCTCTATTAAATTTAGGTAGCAGCTGGTGCTGTTGGATTAGCAAAAAGAGCCCTTGATGAAGCTACTAGATACGCTTTGGAGAGAAAAACCTTTGGGAAACCAATTGTTGAAGTAAGTGTGGGGGCAAACAATATAATAAAAGCTTATGTTTTCACACCAGATGTACTGCTACTGATTTTTCAAGGTTATTCCttgatatttatattttcttagtTTTTTATATTATACCTCTGCCATTTTGTGGTTTCCAAGTATATAGGTTGCACCATAAGTAAACTTAGCTATGTGGTAACTTCAAGTATTTTTGGTAATTTATCAATGATagtaggaaaagcagaaagaaaactcTGCCCCAAAGCTCAGAACTTACATACCAACTGGGCATATTTAAGTTCTTCAGTACTAACAAAGAGGAATtttcaggaaagaagaaaacatctgAGGTATGTGAAACAAGATAAATAGTATTAACACCAATAGAATACATTGCCCATCATGCTGCTTACCAgttttgaaaaaatatgaataaacAACAAGATAAATACCAATAAAAAGTAAAGACCAACTTCAACTGTTGTTTCATCAGTATTTAATCCCTATGACTAAATGGATTTGGAAATTGAAAACTTAAAGAGTATAAATCAACATGCATATATGAGAGCATGATACATGTTATATGAGAGCATGATACATGTTCTGCATAACTTCTCTTGTACAACTTACTgagttttttgaaaaaaatcactgtattAAGGAGATTTTATCTTTCCTGCATGTTATAGAATTTTTAAGCAGGCAATATTAACCTAGTTTATTTCATCATAGCACCAAGCAGTGTCTTTCTTGCTTGCTGAAATGGCAATGAAAGTTGAACTCGCTAGGATGGCTTACCAGAGAGCTGCGTGGGAAGTTGATGCCGGTCGCAGGAATACCTACTATGCTTCCATTGCAAAGGCATTTGCTGGTGACATTGCAAACCAAGTAGCTGCAGATGCAGTACAGATTTTTGGAGGAAATGGATTTAATACTGAATATCCTGTAGAAAAACTAATGAGAGATGCTAAAATCTACCAGGTAAGTAAAAGAGAATATGCTAATGCATAGATTTTATATAGAATAAAGTAATGGCTACATACTTCAAATCATGATGTAATTATGTGGTATTAAAAAATgtcatattaaaaattattttagaatgAAAGCAGTAATCCTTCCATTTAAAGAAACAGTGATTCAAATCAGGAAATTACTTAAAATCAGGAAATTTCTTGCATAATAAAGTCATTACACTTGATGAAAACTGAAACCACATAAGAGAAATAAATtgtgtgggtttggggtttttttccctctaatgTGGTAATTGTTGCAATTCTTGGATTCTCAATTTTGAAGTCTTTGAactcttgggaaaaaaatcttgatcAAAATACCAATGCTTGCTTTGGTATTCTGTAAGTAGAGGTGGTTTACATATCATACCGTTCTTGAAAATCTTCAGAGATGCAAAACGTTTGACCATCTGTCTGTATCCTGGATTGATGTCTGCTTACAGTTCAGCTGTCTTCTTAGCCTGAACACTAAAGCAGTTTCTTACCCCAATGACTTATGAGGGAAGatatgttttttgtttggttgggatttttgttttacttttgcatTAAACTTTCTGTTTGAAACTTTGGTATTATAAGCTGCGTAGAATGGTGTGGCTGATGTATCAACAGTATTAGAGTATCGTGGTGCTGTAGTTTAAACCCAGCTGGCAACTAAGTTGCCAGACAAGGGAGCAACTCACTCCCTCACTGccttttcctccctgctcctgagGGATGGTGGAgagaattgggaaaaaaaggtaaatctCATGCATTGagaataattgaaataaatttaataataataactttaataattgaaataaagtaaattataataataaaagagAGAGGCAGATAGGAATAGAACCCAGGAAGaacaagtgatgcacaataAAGTTGTTCACCACCTGTGACCAGTGCCCACCCCATCCACCCACAGCAGTCAGCACTCTCCTGGTGAACTCCCCCTAAGTTTATATACTGGGTGTGACTCTCTATGGCATGATATGCTCCTTTGGCCATTCCAGGTTAGCactcctggccatgctcccttCCAGATTTTTGTGCACCTCTTCACTGGCAGATCACAGGAAACTGAAAGTCCTGGATTTGCAGTAAGCACTACAGAGCAAGAACTGAAACATGAAcgtgttatcaacactgttctcacaaaacacagcactggaCCAGCTACTAGAAAAACTATTAACCCTTATCCTAGCTTACACCATGACATGTAAAATGTGTTGTATCCACAGAAGTGTGACACAATATAGAGTGATTATCCATTTTTTTAACAAGACCCCTTTGTACTCATGTTTAGCCCATAGTTCACTGTAATGCCCAGGTTTTTTACTGCAGTGTTACTGTCAAGAAATTATTCCATGTCATGTTGTAATTAGTATATTGGCATATACTATGCTGCAGTTCTTAATTCAGAAAGAATATTTTACTTGCATTCAGCAAAACCAGTAATCTTTATTGACATCTAACACTAATAGTGACTAGATAAAACATACCAAAGTAGTTGATATCAAGAAACGCACATAGACCATGACCTCTAATGATTGTTAGCTATAACAGCTGTCAATCCAAGATTCTAGGCAGTTAATATTTGCCTTACAGCTGACTTCAAAATGCAAACTATTATTGCCACTAGCcaagaattaatttttctcaaTTTAAGGAAAGACAACTGCTATGCTGGAATCTAAAGGTCCCTATAACTAACTTCACTTCTGTGAGTGAGGAAATGAATGACTAATTTAAATTTACGATTGGGACTTTTTTCCAGTCAGGTTGCATGATTTTTTAGAGAATGATGGTGTGAGGGTTGAAACTCAGATTGATTGAGATTGATTTAACAAAATCCCAGCATTACTTAGGCTTTTCATTACAATGATCCAAATGCATGGCTAAGTAGGCTTGTTTTTCTAATTAATCAGATttagtattaatttttttttatgactgTCAGTTCCATTTCATCCCCAAAAGAATTCAGGAAAGGTTTTGTCCATGTCTCTTGATTATATCTTACACTTCACTGTGCTTTGCTGTATTATTGCTCAATTCCAGATGGTATGTACTTTTGGCCATATGTTGCATGCAGAAAAACttgatttttcaaattatttttcatatgtttGATCTTTTTTGGTATTACACAACCCTTTTATTGTGTTTAGTGATAACATTTTTACATGTCCTTACCGTGCCCTAGTTTTGTCCGGCTATAAATCTTGGCTACTTTGGTAGAAACTCTTAGGTTTGGAAACCCTTAAATTTGGAAAACTTCCTTTCTTTAATTGTCAGAGAGTCTTGAAACTATTTCCATCAGCTTATAAACCAAAACCTTTCCTGTAATTACTTAATAAGATTGTGAATTGTGATGTCTTTACACTTGATTTCCATGGCTGTGTTCATCAGCAAGTGCAAATTTTAGTGCAATAGGAGCAGTTTGGTAGATTGCAGGAACAGCTGCCGAGACCCTGACAGCTACGCTCTAAGCAGTTTGAGCAGTCTGAGTTCATGGCAAGCCTGTTTGGTCCCTTGGAATTTATGTCCCTGATAGGCATCCAACTGTTAGGGTCCAGGTGCAGGCTTCTACCATTATGGCTTTCCTAGGGATTGGTGAATGTTTAGTATAAAGAGAAAGCAGAGCTTCCATTTCAGTTGGTTTCAGAAGGCACCTAGTACTCACAAAACACAGTCTTCTCTGTGGACTGGATCAACATGGGgtaagcagcagcagagaattCACCTTGGGAATCAACAGCTTGTTCTGAACCAGAACACTAATGTGAACACAGGTTATAgcattcttatttttaaaatgctctttAAGGTTCCTGGAAAGATTATTCCTATAAGTGAATTTGCATGATTTTCAGCAATTTGCCAAACCAAGTTCTGGCAGAAGTGGGAGCTGAAACATTAAAACCTCTCAACTATGTTGCCTCAGCCGTTGCATTACATTGCAGTATGCCTTGTGGAGCATACATCCTCCTTTGGCATTAGAACTTCAAGGgtgcttttttgtttatttttgacTTTGCTGCCAGCAAACAAACAGAACAGAGGGATGATGCAGGCTGTTTCTTGAAGAAAATGCAAGaataaagaaaaccacaaacaaaactGTGTGGGAGAGAGTACTAGTTAACAAGAAGCAATGGAAATAAATGGATCAAAGACAACATATGGTATGACCTTGAGAGGCTAGTTAAAGAAAACACTTAAGAATAAGTAATCTCTTCCCTTCTACCCGTGATTTCAGATCCTACTTTGAAAAAtctaaataatgtattttcttcctCAAATATGAGGAATGTTGTCACCTGTTTTCATGAGAGCCCTACTGACTTTAGATAGGAGCACCTGAGAGAACAAGACTTTCTCAGTATCTTGTATGAATAACATTTAATTTAGCCCACGGTAATTACTCTGGCACACTGGaattttctctggttttttctgtcttcctgcACATCCTAATCCACACTGGATTAGTGTCATGAAGGTTTACAAATGTATACCTGttaaaacctttttaaaaatcacccaGTAACATTATTGCAATTCTCCTTTTCAGATTTATGAGGGAACTGCTCAGATTCAAAGGATGATCATAGCTCGTGAACATGTTGGCAAATTTAAGGCTTAAAGAAACGTATAAAGCGTGTCTGGCGCTGCTGTAGTGTTCTGTGTTGTTATGGAAGAAGATTTTAGTGTGTTTCTCAATAGAATTAAAAagggatgaaaaaaaatccttcaaaatatttttattccgTTCATTATTAAGCGCTGATTCTCTTCTCAGTATAAAATAAGATAATCAGAGTGTAATGTTTGACAGTCAATGCTGCATttcaataaaatgtttttaagagAAGTGTGGTTGGTTTGTAATAATTTTGCTTGTCATATCACTTACACTGGACAACTAACCCAAAATACAATTTCTGAAGTAGGTTAATAGCTGTATTTCAGTTTCCCTATGCTCTTGCCCCAAGCAGCTGAACAGCCattccagctgagcagcaggaagGCCTGCATTGCTATTGTCTATGTGCATCTGTGCTGGGGATCTATATACTAGTCAGCAGTATCAGTATCAGCTTGAGAGAGTCTGGCCTTTACAGTCTGAAGCATGTACATATTAAATGAGGATGAATCACTTCAAGTGAGAATGACTTAACAATGACTTACaatatgttttttatttaaaatccaGTATATTTAAACACAGAATCAGAGAGTATGCTGAGTtgggagggacccacaaggGCTATCAAGTCcaattcctggccctgcacaaaAATCCCACTCTGTGCCCAAGAGCATGGTTCAAATGCTGcttgagctctggcagccttggagCTCGTGACCTGGcgagcctgttcagtgcctgaCCATCCTCTGGGGGAAAAACCTTCCTGTAATACCAAACCTAAACCTCCTGActcagctccagccattccttCAGGTTCTGTCACTGAGCACCAGAGAGATGAAATCAGTGTCTgtccctcttcccctcacaagaaGTTGTAGACTGTGATTAGTCTCCCTTCTGACTCTTGTTCAGattgaacagaccaagtgacctttGCCACTCCTCATACAGATTCCCCacaaggcccttcaccatcttcactgccctcctttggatgctctctaatagcttaatgtctttcttgtatATATACACCTATTATTCCTTTCCATCAATGTATATACTTAACTATGCTTGCAGCAAAAACAGCCAAGAAGAAggaattaggatttttttttttaaccttggaTAGACCTTTCTTGGAAATGCTGGCAGAATGGACATTCCCTGGAGTTCTTAGACAAATTACTGGATACGTGAGACTGTACTGCATCCAGTTCTAGGCTCCCCTGtataagaaagatggggacTTAAAGGAGGGCATCTAGCACATGGCCACAAAAATATTAAGGGCCTGAAACATCTGTCATGTGAGAAGAGGCTAACTTTTTAGCCTGGACAGGAGAAAGCTCAGATAATTTTATCTGTGTGCATTAATACCTGATGGGATACAATAAAGAGGAGGGAGCCAGCCTCATAGTAGCCATTGACaagacaagaggcaatggggACAAATTAAAATACATGAAATTCCACTggaacacaattttttttttttttttactgtgagggatGTTACATGCTGGCAGAGGTGGCGGAGTCTCCATTTGACTCTCAAAACTCAACAGGTAGTGGTCTTGAACAACCTGCTCTAGCTAAGCCTACTTGGTGTAGATGGGTTGTGCTCCATGATTTCAAAAGTTATCTTCAAACCTCAATAACTCTATTAAGTAATTTCCAATTTCACTCCAAAATGTCCTTGCCTCTGTCTGGTCTCTTTCATGTCTCATCTGAATTTACTGGATGGTACTACTGCTGTCATCAGGTATAAGCTCTGCCTGCAATCCTTACTTCTTGGGTAAGCTACCTGGAAAATCAGTTCTTTAAAGAAAGCATTTAGTCTCTATAAATTACTGACTTTCCTCCAAGAAGAGTCATAATACAACATCTTTGGTAAGTATTTGACGTATGTAAGAAACAGACCTTATTTTGACTGTCCTATGCAACACAGCATTATACTTAGTACTACTTCTTTGATGTTCCTGCCTGGTATAGTTCAGGGGGAACGTGCCAGCATCAAGAGTTGGTAATCATGAACAGAATCACCCAAGACAATTTTAATGAAGAAGCAAGAGAGACGGTTTTGAGCAAAAAGACAGTTATCTTTACCTATTTTACCTGCGACTAAATTATTGGATTTGCTTTTTCATAGAGCTGAGGAAGGAACGAAGTTATTTCCAAACGCTGTCCTATTTGCTGTGATGCAAGAAAGTGCACAGCTAGAGTTAGTGTACTTTAAATGCACTACCTGTTTCAGAGCAGACTTTATCTGCAGCAACTCAAAAGGCCACAGCCGCTCCCGGCCCCCTGAGGGCCACAGCACGGACCCATGCGCGTAGCGCCGCTCGGTTCTGCGCAGCCACCGGCGGGCGGGGcccgagcggggccgggcgggcgcaGCGAGGCCCCGCAGGCCAGCGCCTTCCGCTTCGCCTCGTCCTCTCTTCCTGTGCGTGCGGAGAACATGGTGGGTGGAGGGCTCCGTGCTGCGGCTCGTCTCGCCTGCGGGAACGCGTTGTTTTCTAGCGCGCGGCTGAAACCGGCCTGGGAGGGACGCGGGTCGCGCTGGGTCCGCTcgggggccggggcggcgcTCGCCTCTCCGGCGGCCCGGCAGCGCGCGGGCTGGGCCGGGCCTCGCGGAGCCGTGCGGGAGCGGGGCGGCACGGCCGGGCTCGGGGAAGGGCTCCTGCGTCCGGCACTTCAGGTTGTTCTTGGCGAGTTGGTGTTATTTCTTAGCTTTATTGCGAGGTTTGGTTCGTAGCCTTTCCTGGGGAAGGGTTTAGCCAGGCTGAACAGTGATGGCATGAGATGCGCGACCTGACCTAGGCTCAAAATAGCTAGagagatgtttttttcccagagtcACAGTCACCGGTGTTGGCTACTTTATACTAAGTTGCTGAAACGTTTTGACCTGACATTGCAACTGACTTGTTGGTGCTTTTTACAGGGGACACCGCAAAAGGATGTTATAATAAAACCCGATGCCCCAAGCACATTACTTTCAGAAAAACATGCGGACTATATAGCTTCATATGGAACAAAGAAAGATGATTATGTACGTATCAGTGTGTTACAGTACAGCTGTGGTTTTGTTAACAGTAATAACCTTTATTTATTGGCTCAGATTTAAGGGTTAGATGCAAGTTAACAAGCTAATTGTTTTTCACCCTGCAATCCAAAGTATAAAATACTTTGCCCTTGTTAATGTCTCTAGGTCTGTGGTGAGTTTTGGCATGTATTATCTGACTATAATTTTGAAGATTATCATTTTAGCTCTATAATTACTCTGAGACCTGAGAAACAAGCTACTAGCTTCTTCATCCACTAGAATGTACAAGTAGAGTTGCATTTGCATGTTACTCTTTTGGTGGGACAACTTACATCAGTTTTACAGTCATAAGTGGTTGGATGTATTCCTCAACAATAGGATTCCACTTCCAGCAGGTAAAAATTGTCAATAACTGCTTATGTGAAGAAAAGTTGCAGTTACCTTTACTGTTCACAAAGCATGCCAAACACTGTTGCTTTCAATTGTAgtgcatgtaaaaaaaaatgtttatgtaGTGCAGGTGATGTAATCAGTGTAAGAGAATTCAACAAAAAATTTCACTCCCTAGTGCGACTTAAAATTGTGAGAATTTTGGCACTGGGAAATAGACTTGTTATTTTTTGAGACTAGTTGGGGTGGCAATTTGAGGGCTTCTTTGAATGTCAAGATAGTAAGTGATCTGAAGTGAATTGGTGCACAACTACTTGTTTGTGGCTAATTTGACATTGAGCTTGACGGTTTGAACTAGAAAAATACAAGGAGGAAGGGAGTGTAGTACAGGTTGGTATCTACAT is part of the Anomalospiza imberbis isolate Cuckoo-Finch-1a 21T00152 chromosome 9, ASM3175350v1, whole genome shotgun sequence genome and harbors:
- the ACADM gene encoding medium-chain specific acyl-CoA dehydrogenase, mitochondrial → MAALRPTRQMLQTITRHGWRSYSSKPAQNLHVGKPGAGFSFELTDEQKEFQATARKFAVEEIIPVAAQYDKTGEYPVPLIKRAWELGLMNSHIPESCGGLGLGSFEACLITEELAYGCTGVQTAIEANSLGQMPVIIAGNEHQQKKYLGRMTEEPMMCAYCVTEPGAGSDVAGIKTKAEKKGDEYVINGQKMWITNGGKANWYFLLARTNPDPKAPASKGFTGFIVEADSPGIQIGRKEMNMGQRCSDTRGIVFEDVRVPKENVLIAEGAGFKIAMGAFDKTRPPVAAGAVGLAKRALDEATRYALERKTFGKPIVEHQAVSFLLAEMAMKVELARMAYQRAAWEVDAGRRNTYYASIAKAFAGDIANQVAADAVQIFGGNGFNTEYPVEKLMRDAKIYQIYEGTAQIQRMIIAREHVGKFKA